A section of the Sphingomonas ginsenosidivorax genome encodes:
- the pyrC gene encoding dihydroorotase, translating into MTQSLTIRRPDDWHVHFRDGAMLDAVARHTARQFARAIIMPNLTPPVTSIDAARAYRDRILAAVGDAAFTPLMTCYLTDGIDPAEIERGYAEGVFAACKLYPAHATTNSAHGVTDIRALTGVLETLQRIGMPLLIHGEVTDKAIDIFDREAVFVERTLGPLTRDYPALKIVLEHITTAEAAAFVLEADHPIAATITPQHLMINRNALFDGGLRPHAYCLPVLKRETHRLAVRAAAVSGSPRIFLGTDSAPHVVGAKESGCGCAGIFNAPFALEAYLSVFDAEGALPHFEGFASEHGARFYGLPLNEGTVTLVRDAVVVPDRIGKGDTSVVPFLAGTTLGWRFAG; encoded by the coding sequence ATGACCCAGAGCCTGACGATCCGCCGCCCCGACGACTGGCATGTCCATTTCCGCGACGGCGCGATGCTCGACGCCGTCGCCCGGCATACCGCGCGGCAGTTCGCGCGCGCGATCATCATGCCCAACCTCACCCCGCCGGTGACGAGCATCGACGCGGCGCGGGCGTATCGCGACCGGATTCTGGCGGCGGTCGGCGATGCCGCGTTCACCCCGCTGATGACGTGCTACCTGACCGACGGGATCGACCCGGCCGAGATCGAGCGCGGCTATGCCGAGGGCGTGTTCGCCGCATGCAAGCTCTACCCCGCGCATGCGACGACCAATTCGGCGCACGGCGTCACCGACATCCGCGCGCTGACGGGCGTGCTGGAGACGCTGCAGCGGATCGGGATGCCGTTGCTGATCCACGGCGAGGTGACCGACAAGGCGATCGACATCTTCGACCGCGAGGCGGTGTTCGTCGAACGGACGCTCGGCCCCCTGACGCGCGATTACCCCGCGCTGAAGATCGTGCTCGAGCACATCACCACCGCGGAGGCCGCGGCGTTCGTGCTGGAGGCGGACCATCCGATCGCCGCGACGATCACGCCGCAGCATCTGATGATCAACCGCAACGCGCTGTTCGACGGCGGGCTCAGGCCGCACGCCTATTGCCTGCCGGTGCTGAAGCGCGAGACGCATCGGCTCGCGGTGCGCGCCGCGGCGGTGTCGGGCAGCCCGCGGATCTTCCTCGGTACCGACAGCGCGCCGCATGTCGTGGGCGCGAAGGAATCGGGCTGCGGCTGCGCGGGGATCTTCAACGCGCCGTTCGCGCTCGAGGCATATCTGAGCGTGTTCGACGCGGAGGGCGCGTTGCCGCATTTCGAGGGGTTCGCCTCGGAACACGGCGCGCGCTTCTACGGGCTGCCGCTCAACGAGGGGACGGTGACGTTGGTGCGCGACGCGGTCGTGGTGCCCGACCGGATCGGCAAGGGCGACACGTCGGTCGTGCCGTTCCTCGCGGGGACGACGCTCGGGTGGCGGTTCGCGGGTTAA
- a CDS encoding YgfZ/GcvT domain-containing protein has product MDDTTTLPDRRVLRVSGEDPRGFLQGLVTADTAALAPGAPAWGALLSPQGKALFDFILWADGDAVLIDVEATQADALVRRLAMYRLRRTIDIAVTDLAVHWSLSGSEGVPDPRLAALGRRWIGPASAPATGWMAHRLSLGVVEGVGELGNGETLWLECNAGELNGVSYTKGCYVGQENTARMHHRSKVNRRLVVAPLGEPTDRTRATYPELGLMIEHRRVDTLGNALIPDWLAAALAVAD; this is encoded by the coding sequence ATGGACGACACCACAACGCTCCCCGATCGCCGCGTCCTGCGCGTCTCGGGCGAAGACCCGCGGGGCTTCCTGCAGGGGCTCGTCACCGCCGACACCGCCGCGCTCGCGCCGGGGGCGCCCGCCTGGGGTGCGCTGCTGTCGCCGCAAGGCAAGGCGCTGTTCGACTTCATCCTGTGGGCGGACGGCGATGCGGTGCTGATCGATGTCGAGGCGACGCAGGCCGACGCGCTGGTCCGCCGCCTCGCCATGTACCGCCTGCGCCGGACGATCGACATCGCGGTGACCGATCTTGCGGTGCACTGGTCGCTGTCGGGTAGCGAAGGCGTGCCCGATCCGCGGCTGGCGGCGCTCGGCCGGCGCTGGATCGGCCCCGCCTCCGCGCCCGCGACCGGCTGGATGGCACACCGCCTCTCGCTCGGCGTCGTCGAAGGCGTCGGCGAGCTCGGCAATGGCGAGACGCTCTGGCTGGAATGCAATGCCGGCGAGCTGAACGGCGTCAGCTACACCAAGGGGTGCTATGTCGGGCAGGAGAACACCGCGCGGATGCACCACCGCTCGAAGGTCAACCGCCGCCTGGTCGTCGCGCCGCTCGGCGAACCGACGGACCGCACCCGCGCGACCTATCCGGAGCTCGGCCTGATGATCGAGCACCGCCGCGTCGACACGCTCGGCAATGCGCTGATCCCCGACTGGCTGGCGGCAGCGCTGGCCGTGGCGGACTAA
- a CDS encoding UDP-glucose dehydrogenase family protein, producing the protein MRITMIGSGYVGLVSGACFADFGHDVICVDKDETKIAALEAGRMPIFEPGLEQLVAVNVAAGRLTFTTDLASAVAGADAIFIAVGTPSRRGDGHADLSYVFAATEEIAAAVTGPTVVVTKSTVPVGTGDRVEAILREQRPDMAIAVVSNPEFLREGAAIGDFKRPDRIVIGTEDETAQAVMRGVYRPLYLNESPILFVSRRTSELIKYAANAFLATKITFINEIADLCEAVGADVQDVSRGIGLDNRIGKKFLHAGPGYGGSCFPKDTLALLKTAEDYQSPVHIVEAVVKVNDSRKRAMGRKVIAALTGEGGSVDDVRGKTVALLGLTFKPNTDDMRDAPSLAIATALADAGVTVRGFDPEGMEAARAMMPDLTYCRDAYEAAEGADAVVIVTEWDAFRALDFARLKTVMAAPVLVDLRNVYNRGQIEAAGFAYTAVGR; encoded by the coding sequence ATGCGCATCACGATGATCGGTTCGGGCTATGTCGGCCTGGTATCCGGCGCCTGCTTCGCCGATTTCGGGCACGACGTGATCTGCGTCGACAAGGACGAGACCAAGATCGCCGCGCTCGAGGCGGGGCGGATGCCGATCTTCGAGCCCGGGCTCGAACAGCTGGTCGCGGTCAACGTGGCGGCGGGGCGGCTGACCTTCACCACCGATCTGGCGAGCGCCGTGGCGGGGGCCGATGCGATCTTCATCGCGGTCGGCACGCCGTCGCGCCGCGGCGACGGGCATGCGGACCTCAGCTACGTGTTCGCGGCGACCGAGGAGATCGCCGCCGCGGTGACCGGACCGACCGTGGTCGTCACCAAGTCGACCGTGCCGGTCGGCACCGGTGACCGCGTCGAGGCGATCCTGCGCGAGCAGCGGCCGGACATGGCGATCGCAGTCGTCTCCAATCCGGAATTCCTGCGCGAGGGCGCCGCGATCGGCGACTTCAAGCGGCCCGACCGGATCGTCATCGGCACCGAGGACGAGACCGCGCAGGCGGTGATGCGCGGCGTGTACCGCCCGCTCTACCTCAACGAGAGCCCGATCCTGTTCGTCAGCCGGCGGACGTCCGAGCTGATCAAGTACGCAGCCAACGCGTTCCTCGCGACCAAGATCACCTTCATCAACGAGATCGCCGACCTGTGCGAGGCGGTCGGCGCCGACGTGCAGGACGTCAGCCGCGGGATCGGGCTCGACAACCGGATCGGCAAGAAGTTCCTGCATGCGGGGCCGGGCTATGGGGGCTCGTGCTTCCCCAAGGATACGCTCGCGCTGCTCAAGACCGCGGAGGATTACCAGTCGCCGGTGCACATCGTCGAGGCGGTGGTGAAGGTGAACGACAGCCGCAAGCGCGCGATGGGGCGCAAGGTCATCGCCGCGCTGACGGGCGAAGGCGGCAGCGTCGACGACGTGCGCGGGAAAACGGTCGCGTTGCTGGGGCTGACGTTCAAGCCCAACACCGACGACATGCGCGACGCGCCGAGTCTTGCGATCGCGACCGCGCTGGCGGATGCCGGGGTGACCGTCCGCGGGTTCGATCCCGAGGGGATGGAGGCGGCGAGGGCGATGATGCCGGATCTCACTTATTGCCGCGATGCGTACGAGGCGGCCGAGGGCGCCGACGCGGTGGTGATCGTCACCGAATGGGACGCGTTCCGCGCGCTCGACTTCGCGCGGCTGAAGACGGTGATGGCCGCGCCGGTGCTGGTCGACCTGCGCAACGTGTATAATCGCGGGCAGATCGAGGCGGCGGGGTTCGCCTATACGGCGGTCGGGCGGTAG